One window of Caldisericum exile AZM16c01 genomic DNA carries:
- the tuf gene encoding elongation factor Tu — protein MATKEKFERVKPHVNIGTIGHIDHGKTTLTAAITKVLATLGKTQPKRYDEIDNAPEEKARGVTINVHHTEYETEKRHYAHIDCPGHVDYIKNMITGAAQMDGAILVVAATDGPMPQTREHILLARQVNVPRIVVFINKVDMVDDPELIDLVEMETRELLSKYGFPGDEVPVVRGSALKALEAEGDISRGKNPWTDKIWELMDAVDEYIPTPERAIDKPFLMPIEDVFTITGRGTVVTGRVERGIIRTGDPVEIVGLSFETKKTVATSIEMFRKILDEGQAGDNIGVLLRGIDHEEVEKGMVLAAPGSIKPYRKFQARVYILSKEEGGRHKPFLTGYKPQFFLRTADVTGTIALPEGVQMAMPGDNVDMTVELIYPVALEETQRFAIREGGKTVGAGVITKVIE, from the coding sequence ATGGCAACGAAAGAAAAATTTGAAAGGGTAAAGCCGCACGTAAACATCGGTACCATTGGTCATATTGATCATGGTAAGACTACCCTTACAGCAGCAATTACAAAAGTATTAGCAACTCTTGGTAAAACTCAACCCAAGAGGTACGATGAAATTGACAACGCACCTGAGGAAAAGGCAAGAGGCGTTACCATCAACGTCCACCACACTGAGTATGAAACCGAGAAGAGGCACTATGCTCACATTGACTGCCCCGGTCATGTTGACTACATCAAGAACATGATCACCGGTGCAGCACAGATGGATGGTGCAATTCTCGTTGTTGCAGCAACAGATGGACCAATGCCTCAAACAAGAGAGCACATCCTTCTTGCTCGTCAGGTCAACGTACCAAGAATTGTTGTTTTCATCAACAAAGTAGACATGGTTGATGATCCAGAACTCATTGACCTTGTTGAAATGGAAACAAGAGAACTTCTCTCCAAGTATGGATTCCCAGGAGATGAAGTACCAGTAGTTAGAGGTTCAGCCCTCAAAGCACTTGAGGCAGAGGGTGATATCTCCCGTGGAAAGAATCCATGGACAGATAAAATCTGGGAACTTATGGATGCAGTAGATGAATACATCCCAACCCCAGAAAGAGCAATTGATAAGCCCTTCCTTATGCCCATTGAAGATGTCTTCACCATCACTGGAAGAGGTACAGTTGTAACAGGAAGAGTTGAAAGAGGAATCATTAGAACTGGTGATCCAGTAGAAATCGTTGGTCTTTCCTTTGAGACAAAGAAGACTGTTGCAACAAGCATCGAGATGTTCAGAAAAATCCTCGATGAAGGACAAGCAGGTGATAACATCGGAGTCCTCCTTAGAGGTATTGACCACGAAGAAGTTGAAAAAGGTATGGTACTTGCAGCACCTGGTTCCATTAAACCCTACAGAAAATTCCAGGCACGTGTCTATATCTTGAGTAAAGAAGAAGGTGGAAGACACAAACCCTTCCTTACAGGTTACAAACCTCAGTTCTTCTTAAGAACTGCAGACGTAACAGGTACAATTGCCCTTCCTGAAGGCGTTCAGATGGCAATGCCAGGTGATAACGTTGATATGACTGTTGAACTCATCTATCCTGTTGCTCTTGAAGAAACTCAGAGATTTGCTATCCGTGAAGGTGGTAAAACTGTAGGTGCTGGAGTTATTACAAAGGTTATTGAGTAA
- the rplK gene encoding 50S ribosomal protein L11, whose translation MAKKKKLVGLVKLQLEAGKATPAPPVGTALGPKGINIMDFCKRFNAATQGQEGYIVPVLIRVYEDRSFDFILKTPPASSLIKKALKIEKGSPEPNKKKVGTIKRSQLMEIAKIKMKDLNTTDLEAATRIIEGTARNMGVTVIEG comes from the coding sequence ATGGCCAAGAAAAAGAAATTAGTTGGACTTGTAAAACTCCAATTAGAAGCAGGTAAGGCCACTCCTGCGCCTCCTGTTGGTACTGCACTTGGACCTAAAGGTATTAATATAATGGACTTCTGCAAGAGGTTCAATGCGGCAACTCAGGGACAGGAAGGCTATATAGTACCTGTTTTGATTAGAGTTTATGAGGATAGGAGTTTTGATTTCATTTTAAAAACTCCACCTGCTTCTTCTTTAATTAAAAAGGCATTAAAGATTGAGAAAGGTTCTCCTGAGCCAAACAAGAAGAAAGTTGGGACGATAAAAAGGTCTCAACTTATGGAAATTGCTAAGATTAAAATGAAAGACCTTAACACCACAGACCTTGAGGCTGCAACCCGTATAATTGAGGGTACTGCAAGGAACATGGGTGTTACGGTCATTGAAGGTTAA
- the secE gene encoding preprotein translocase subunit SecE: protein MKDKEQAVKNKTTSTQTVTLPKTSFKDFVRGVWVELRHKVKWPTRKELLQDSSVVVGFLVFWALYIGLWDFLFAQLLKLVLSK, encoded by the coding sequence ATGAAAGACAAAGAACAAGCAGTAAAAAATAAAACGACATCTACACAAACCGTAACCTTGCCAAAGACCTCTTTTAAGGATTTTGTAAGAGGCGTTTGGGTTGAATTGAGACATAAAGTTAAATGGCCTACAAGGAAAGAACTATTACAAGATTCGTCAGTTGTTGTTGGATTTCTTGTATTCTGGGCTTTGTATATAGGTTTGTGGGACTTCTTGTTCGCACAACTTTTAAAACTGGTATTGAGTAAATAA
- the nusG gene encoding transcription termination/antitermination protein NusG: protein MREDETKVPRWYLVHTYSGKEQKVLNELKDRIKGYGLEDRILEVLLPVDYYSVVDKKGKRKIKPVKVFPGYILVKMIMDDESWYVVRNTPGVLGFVGPTGKPTPISEEEIRKIVEERVTEEKAKEKLHFDINDRVRILVGPFKNMEGVVEAIDEEKGTARVVLKMFGREMPVEIQSEYIQKV from the coding sequence ATGAGAGAAGACGAAACTAAGGTTCCTCGCTGGTATCTTGTACATACATACTCGGGGAAGGAACAGAAAGTTCTTAATGAACTTAAGGATAGAATAAAAGGATACGGTTTAGAAGACCGTATCCTTGAGGTTCTTTTGCCAGTAGATTACTACAGTGTAGTCGATAAAAAAGGCAAAAGGAAAATAAAACCTGTAAAGGTTTTCCCCGGGTATATTCTTGTGAAGATGATTATGGATGATGAGTCTTGGTACGTTGTAAGAAATACACCTGGTGTTTTAGGTTTTGTTGGCCCCACAGGAAAACCTACGCCTATTTCCGAAGAGGAAATTAGGAAGATAGTTGAAGAGCGAGTAACCGAAGAAAAGGCAAAAGAAAAATTGCATTTCGATATTAATGATAGAGTGCGTATCCTTGTGGGACCTTTTAAAAATATGGAAGGTGTGGTTGAAGCAATAGATGAAGAAAAAGGAACCGCAAGAGTTGTGCTAAAAATGTTTGGAAGAGAAATGCCTGTTGAAATACAGAGCGAATACATTCAGAAAGTTTGA
- the rpmG gene encoding 50S ribosomal protein L33 codes for MRDIILLECTECKRRNYSTTINRKNNKDKLQIKKYCKFCKKHTVHKEVKA; via the coding sequence ATGAGGGATATAATTCTACTCGAATGCACTGAGTGTAAAAGAAGAAATTACTCTACCACTATTAACAGGAAAAATAATAAGGATAAATTACAGATTAAGAAATATTGTAAGTTTTGTAAGAAACACACTGTGCACAAGGAGGTAAAGGCATAG